DNA sequence from the Streptomyces sp. MST-110588 genome:
TGAGGAAGCTGGACGAGGAAGCACGAAGAGGAAAGGGACGACCACATGGGGGATTCAACGGTGCTGCTGGTGTACGCCCGGGGCGGGCCGCCACCGAGCGATGCCATACCGAAGGTCGCGGCCACCACGGACCGCCTTCACCTGCTGCTCCTGGACCCACTGCCGCTCCCGGCGGTCGCCCCGGCGGCCCGGTGCTGCACCTCGGTCACCGACCTCACCGTCGGCCGCCCGGAACCGGGTGAACTGATCGACACGATCGTCGCCCTGGCCCGCCGCACCGCGGCTGACGCGGTGCTGACCTTCTCGGAGTTCGCGCTGCTCGCCGTCGCGGAGGCCGCCGAGCGGCTCGGCCTGCGCGGACCCGGCCCGGGTGCGACCAGGGCCCGCAGCAAGCGCCTCATGCGGCGCGCCTGGGCGGACGCGGGCCTGCCCGTACCCCGCTTCCGCTACGTCGACTCGCTCACCGACCTGGAACGGGCCTGGGCCGAACTGGACCCGCCCGTGCTGCTGAAGTCGGCGTGGGGCGCCGGGTCGATCGGCCAGACCGTACTGGAACGGAGGACTCAACTGGCCGGTGCGTGGAGCCACATGCTCGGGGCGCTGACGGCGGCGAGGGCCCGTGGCATGAGCGAGCTGAAGGCCGGCGAGGCCGGCCACGAACTCATCGTGGAAGAACTCATCCCGGCCACCACCGAGTCCTGGTACGACGGATCCGGCTACGGCGACTACCTCAGCGTCGAGGGAATGGTCGTCGACGGCGTCCACCACCCGGTGTGCGTCACCGGGAGGCTGCCTACGGCGCCGGACTTCACCGAACTGGGGAACATGGCACCCTGCGTGCTTCCCGAGGCACTTCAGCACACGGTGTCCGACCTGTCGCGGCGGGCGGTCGACGCCCTCGGCCTGGGGACCTGCGGTACCCACACCGAGATCAAACTGATGGCGGACCGCCGTCTGTGCCTGCTGGAGACCGCGGCCCGGTTCGGCGGCCTGCTGCTCACCCAGCAGATCGAGGCCATCTACGGTGTGGACCTGGTCGGTGCGCTCACCCGGGCGCACCTCGGACAGGACCCGGGCCTGCCGGACGGCCTGCTGACCGGCCCCGGCCGCTGCGCGGCCGGCTCGGTCAACGTCCTTGCGACCGACGCCCGGGGCCGGCCGTGGACGACCCGGCCGGTCTTCGTCCCCGAGGCGGTGGACTGGGACCGCCTGTTGTCCCCCGGCAGCAGGATCCGGGTGGCACCCGATTTCACGGTCCCCTCCGGTACCCTGCTGCACCATTACCGGACCGGCCACGGTTCCCTGAACCTGGCGGGTGTCCTCCTGCTCACGGCGCCCACCCCCCAGGTTCTGCTGCGCGATGCCTACACGGTCCTCAACGGTCTCGAAAAGGCCCTGGCGGGCGCCGCCCTCGCTCATGACTGACCGGCCCCGGCCGCACACCACGCCGGGCCGCCGTGCCCCCGGTCCTTCGCGCGCCGGGGTCACGACGACCTGGCGCGAGGCCCCGCCCGCGGCCCGCGCCCTGATCGGCGGCATGTTCGTCAGCCGGCTCGGCGGGTTCGTCCAGGTGTTCATCGTCCTCTACCTGACCGGCCTGGGGTTCTCCGCGACGCAGGTGAGCCTGACGCTCGCCGCGTACGGCACGGGCTCGGTGGTGGGAGTCCTCGCGGGCGGCCGGCTGTGCGATCACATCGGCGGGCACGCCACCATCGTCGGGTCCATGGTGGTGTGCTCGGCGCTGCTGCCCGCTGTTCCGTACACGAGCAACTTCACCGTGCTGCTGCTCGTCCTCGCCCTCCAGGCAGCCGCCGGGCAGGCCTACCGCCCGGCCGCGGCCGACCTGCTGAGCCGGATGCTGCCGGCCGACCGGCACGTCATGATCTTCGCGATGTACCGCTTGGCGATCAACCTCGGCGCCGCGGCGGCCCCGCTGCTGGGCGCGGTACTCATCGCCCAATCGTATGAACTCCTGTTCTTCACGGAGGCGGCCGTCGGCCTGGTCTACGCGGCCGTCGTCGCCCGTTGCGTGCCCAGGCAAGGACGCCGGGAACCAGCGGCCCGTGCCCGCCCGGGCCCGCGCGCACGCGGCTACCGTCCGCTCCTCGCCGACCGCCGCTATCTGCTCCTGCTGTTCGCGATGCTCATCAGCACCCTGGTCTACGTCCAGTACCTATCCGCCCTGCCGCTCGCCGTACACGACCAGGGCCTGTCCACCACGGTCTACGCGGTGCTCATCACGGTCAACGGGCTCACCGTCGTCGCCTTCGAACTCCCGGTCACCCGCTTCACCCAGCGGTGCCGCGTGCGGCCGGTGGCCGCCGTGGGAACGGCACTGACCTGCCTGGGGATGACGCTGTACGGACCGTCCTGGGGCATCGCCGGACTGGTGGTCGCGACCCTGATGTGGTCCTTCGGGGAAGCCGTGTCGGCTCCTACCCTGTTCCTGGCCTACCCGGCCAGGGCGGGCCCGCCGGATCTGCGGGGCCGCTATCTGGGCGCGGCGAGTGCGATGTACGGCCTCGGAGCCACCGCGGGCCCGGTTCTCGCGGTCGCCGGCTGGAACCTGCTCGGCCGTTCCCTGTGGTGGTGGTCGGCCGTCGCCGGGCTGATGGCCGTACCCGCCGCATGGGCAGGTGTACGGCCCGGCGCACACGGCGACGGCTCACGTCCGGCCGTCGGCCCCTGAACCGGCCGACCGGAACCGTTCGGCCGAGGCTGCCGCGCAGGGCGTCGGCTTGGCGCCCGGTGCGGAACAGCCCGTGCTTGGTGCGCATTCATTGCGCATCCTCGACCTGGGTGTCGTAGAAGCAGAAGTGGTCCTTGATCCCCGCCACTTCGGGTTTCGGCTCGGGATAGGCCCACGCCACGTCCTCCGGGCCGCCGGGCAGCGACCAGTAGGAGGCGTCGCCCTTGAAGGGGCAGTGGGTGCGGGTCGGTGAGGGGGTCAGCAGCTCGGTGCGTACGTCCTCGGGCGGGAGGTAGTAGCGCACGGGCAGCCCGGTCTCGTGCAGCAGCAGCGGGCGACGGCTCTCGGCCAGCACCTGCCCGTCCCGCTCCACGCGGACATGCGCGCTGCCCTGCTCAACGGTGATGCGGTGTCCCAACGGGGGCATGTCCGTTCCTTTCGTCCTGGCGAAGTGGCGGTCATGATAGGCCGCCGGGCCCCTTCCGGCGACCGGGCGCCGGACCGCTCCGCCTTCACGGCGGTCCTCCGGCCAAGGACAGCCCGAAGTCATGATGAATGTGGCAAAGTGACGATATGGCTGACCGGGGAGCGAAGCCGCCCGCCGCGTCGCCGCCGGACGACTGGCCCGCTCACCCGGACCTGATGCTGGCCCTCAACGGCATGGGCGGCTTCGACTGGGACCTCGACAGCGGGCTCCTGCACATGGACGACTCCGCTCTCAAGGTCTTCGACCTGACGCCGGAGGAGTACGACTCCCGCCCGGCGACCCTGTCCTGCCGTCTGCCGCCGGACGAGGGGGCCCGCCTGGACGCCCTGGTCTCTCGCGCCCTGAAGGACGGCAGCACCTCCTACGGCGGCTCCTTCCGTATCCGGCTGCGGGACGGCACGCCGCGCCGGGTCCACACCCGCGCCAGCATCCGCCGCGACGGCACCGGCCGCCCGCACCGCATCATCGGCGTCATACAGGACGCCGACCAGGAATACGACCAGGAGTATGGCCAAGAATCCGATCATGAGCACGGCCAGGAACACGAGCACGGAGACGACCGGGCCGCGCGTCTCCCGGCGGTCGTCGAGGAGGCCCCGCGCCACACCGGCGTCGTAGAACGCACCACGGCCGCCCTGGCCCATGCCCGCACCGTCCACGACGTCATCGCCGTGCTCGGCGACGCCCAGGGACTGAGCAGGCTGGGCGCGCAGAACGTGATCGTCGGCCTGGTCGAGGCGGGCCGCATCCGCCTGGTCTCCGAAGGCCGGGCGGGCAGCTTCGTCCCTGACCACGAGCTGACCCGCGTCGATGACGAGTTCCCGATGAGCGAAGTGGTACGCACCCTCGCCCCGCGCTTCGTCCGCTCCCGCCAGGAGTTCGCCACCCACTACCCCCGGCTGTGGCCGCACGTCGAGCCCCTGGACATCGGCTCCGCCGCGTATCTGCCGCTGATCGCCCAGGCCCGGCCCATCGGCGTGATCGGCCTCTTCTACCAGGACGAGCACCCCTTCGGCGCCCAGGAACGCAGCCTGCTCATCGCGCTGGGCTCCGGCATCGCGCAGAGTCTGGCCCGCGCCATGCTCTACGACCAGGAGCACGACCTCGCCGAGGGCCTCCAGCAGGCGATGCTGCCCCGCCGTATCCCGGGCGTCCCCGGCGCCCAGATCGCGGTCCGCTACCACTCCGCGCGCCTCGGCCGGGACATCGGCGGCGACTGGTACGACGTGATCCCGCTGCCCGCCGGAAGGGTCGCGGCGGTCATCGGAGACGTACAGGGCCACGACACCCAGGCCGCGGCCGTCATGGGGCAACTGAGAATCGTGCTGCGCGCCTACGCCACCGAGGGCCACGCGCCCGCCACCGTCATGGCCCGCGCCTCCGCCTTCCTGCGTGAACTGGACACCGACCGCTTCGCCACCTGCACCTACGCCGACGCCGACCTGACCACCGGCGCCGTACGGTTCGTACGGGCCGGGCACATCGACCCGCTGCTGCGCCACGCCGAAGGCATCTGCCGCCGGCTGCCGGTGGCCGGCGGACTGCCTCTGGGACTCTCCGCCGAGTTCGCCCATCTGGACTACCCGGTCACCACCGTCCACCTCACGGCCGGTGACACCCTGCTGCTGTTCACCGACGGCCTGGTGGAACAGCCCGGCACCGACCTGGACGACGGGATGCGGCAGCTCGCCAGGGAAGTACGGGAAGGCCCGCAGGACGTCCAGCGGCTGGCCGACCGGCTGTGCGAGTCGGCGGCGCAGCGGTCCGCCGGGGACGACATGGCCCTGCTGCTCCTGCGCCGCAGCGGCACACCCCCGCGGCCGGCCACCGGGCGCTTCCAGCAGCAGGTGGCACCCGCCGACCCCGAGGCGCTCTCCGCCGCCCGCCAGATGGTCCGCACGGCCGTACGGTCCTGGGGCGCCCGGGAACGGTCCGAGGAGATCGAACTGGTCGCCCACGAACTGATCACCAACGCACTGCTGCACACCGACGGGGCGGCCACGGTGGCGGTCAGCATGCCGCCCGGCGCCGAGCGGCGGCTGCGCCTGGAGGTCGAGGACTGCTCCAGCACCCTGCCCCGGCGCCGGGAGCCGGGCGAGGCGGGGGTGTCGGGGCGCGGGATGCTGCTGGTGGACCGGCTGGCCGATGTGTGGGGTGTGGAGCCACGCGGCACCGGAAAGTGCGTATGGTGCGAGTTCGCCTGCCCGTGACGGGGTGACTGGTGCCCGTGACGGGGTGGCTGCCCGGGAGCGGGACGGGCCTGCGTGTACGGGCTCCGAAGAACCGGCCAACTGCCGGTGACCATACCGCCGCTGGTGCGGACGGTGATAGAGGTAGAGGGTGCAGAGGGTGCAACAGCACCACAGCACACCACCGCAACGCACTACTGAGACACACCACCACCGCACCGCACGAGAACGGCATCGGGCGTCGGGGGCCGGGCCGGGCGCACCCCGGCGCCGGCCGCCGGCACGGCGAAGTGAGGACGAGCGCTATGGGATCGGGGCCTGCCGAGCAGGAGGACCACGCCCGCCGGGCGACGGCGCGGCTGGACGCCGAGGGCGTCCGGACCATCGCCCTGACCTGGGTCGACAACGCGGGCATCGTACGCGTCAAGACCGTCCCGACGCCGCGTCTGGCGCAGGTCGTCCACAGCGGCGTCGGCATGTCGCCCATCTTCGATGTGTACACCTCCGACGACATCGTCGCGGCCTCCGCGCACCTGGGCGGCCCCGACGGCGACCTGCGCCTGTTCCCCGACCTGGACCGGCTCACCGTGCTCGCCGCGCAGCCCGGCTGGGCCTGGGCGCCGGTCGACCGCTACGACCAGCTCGGCACCCCGCACCCCGCCTGCCAGCGGCAGTTCGCGCGCCGGATGGCGGACCGGGCCGCCGCCGAGGGCCTGGAGATGCGGATGGGGTTCGAGACCGAGTGGGTGGTCGTGCGCGACCCGGCCGCCGTGGCGCCCGGCGGGTTCGCAGGGGCCGGGGGCGTGGGCGGGCCCGCATGGCCGGACGGCACCGGCGGGGCCGCCGTCCCCGGTTCCTCCGAAGTGCTGCACTACCCCTGCGCCGGTCCCGCGTACGGCATGACCCGCGTGGTGGAACTCTCCGACTACCTCCGCGATGTCGCCGAGGCGCTGGCCGTACAGGGCATCGAAGTGCTCCAGCTCCACCCCGAATACTCCCCTGGCCAGTTCGAGATCTCCACCGCCCCCGCCGACCCCGTACGGGCCGCCGACGACCTGGTCCTGGTGCGCGAGACCATCCGGGCCGTCTCCCAACGCCACGGTCTGCGGGCCTGCTTCGCCCCCACGGCCGTGGCCGGACAGGTCGGCAACGGCTGCCATCTCCACCTGAGCCTGCGGCGCGAGGGCCGCAGCCTGCACCGTGACCCGGACGCGCGGTGGGGACTGGCGCCCGACGCCGTACGGTTCCTCGGCGGCATCCTGGACTCGCTGCCCGCGCTGCTCGCCGTCGGCGCTCCCTCACCCGCCAGTTACCTGCGGCTGGTGCCCTCGCAGTGGGCAGGCGCGTACCGGTGCTGGGGCGTGGAGAACCGGGAGGCCGCCCTGCGCCTGGTCACCGGCTCCCCCGCCGACCCGGAAGGCGGCAACGCCGAGATCAAGTGCTTCGACGCGGCTGCCAATCCCTATCTCCTCATCGGCACGGTCATCGCCGCCGGACTGCACGGCATCACCTCCGGCGGACAGCTCCCGCCTCCGGTCACCGGCGACCCGGGCGCCCTGGGCGTACGGGAGCGTGCCCGGCGCGGCATCACCCGGCTGCCCGTCTCGCTCACCGAGGCCGCCGACCACCTGGAAGGGGCCGCGCCACTTCTCGAGGCGCTGGGGGAGGTGCTGTACGGCGCCGTCATGGCCGTACGAAGGGCGGAGGCCGCGCAGTTCGCCGAGAGCGACCCCGAGGAGATCACCGCCGCGTTCCGCTGGCGGTACTGATGCCCGGACACCCGCCCACTCCCGCCCCGGAATCATCCCTCCTGTCCCTCACGTCTCTCTCGCCCCTCCCGCCCCTGGTGGATCACCACTGCCACGGCGTGCTCCGGGGCGAGCCGGACCGCGCCACGTTCGAGGCGCTGCTCACCGAATCGGATCGCCCGCCCGCCGCCGGAACGTCCTTCTTCGACACCCAGACCGGGTTCGCCGTCCGCCGCTGGTGCCCGCCGCTGCTCGGGCTGCCGGCCCACTGTCCGCCCGAGGACTACCTCGCCCGCCGGCGCGAACTGGGCCCGGCACGCACCCGTGAACTCCTGCTGCGCGCCACCGGCATCGGTACCTACCTCCTGGACACCGGCCTGCCCGGCGACCTCACCGGGGTGGCGGAGACGGCCGAGGCCGGCGGCGCCGCCGGCCACGAGGTCGTCCGCCTGGAATGGCTGGCGGAACGCCTGGGACGGCGCATGGCGGACGGCATGCGGCCAACGGGGGAGGGCCGGGCAGCCCCGGTCACAGCGCCAGCTCCAGTCACAGCGCCAGCCCCGGCATCAGCCCCAGCCACGGCCGCGGCGGAGTTCACGGCCGCCCTCGCCG
Encoded proteins:
- a CDS encoding SpoIIE family protein phosphatase; amino-acid sequence: MADRGAKPPAASPPDDWPAHPDLMLALNGMGGFDWDLDSGLLHMDDSALKVFDLTPEEYDSRPATLSCRLPPDEGARLDALVSRALKDGSTSYGGSFRIRLRDGTPRRVHTRASIRRDGTGRPHRIIGVIQDADQEYDQEYGQESDHEHGQEHEHGDDRAARLPAVVEEAPRHTGVVERTTAALAHARTVHDVIAVLGDAQGLSRLGAQNVIVGLVEAGRIRLVSEGRAGSFVPDHELTRVDDEFPMSEVVRTLAPRFVRSRQEFATHYPRLWPHVEPLDIGSAAYLPLIAQARPIGVIGLFYQDEHPFGAQERSLLIALGSGIAQSLARAMLYDQEHDLAEGLQQAMLPRRIPGVPGAQIAVRYHSARLGRDIGGDWYDVIPLPAGRVAAVIGDVQGHDTQAAAVMGQLRIVLRAYATEGHAPATVMARASAFLRELDTDRFATCTYADADLTTGAVRFVRAGHIDPLLRHAEGICRRLPVAGGLPLGLSAEFAHLDYPVTTVHLTAGDTLLLFTDGLVEQPGTDLDDGMRQLAREVREGPQDVQRLADRLCESAAQRSAGDDMALLLLRRSGTPPRPATGRFQQQVAPADPEALSAARQMVRTAVRSWGARERSEEIELVAHELITNALLHTDGAATVAVSMPPGAERRLRLEVEDCSSTLPRRREPGEAGVSGRGMLLVDRLADVWGVEPRGTGKCVWCEFACP
- a CDS encoding glutamine synthetase family protein; this encodes MGSGPAEQEDHARRATARLDAEGVRTIALTWVDNAGIVRVKTVPTPRLAQVVHSGVGMSPIFDVYTSDDIVAASAHLGGPDGDLRLFPDLDRLTVLAAQPGWAWAPVDRYDQLGTPHPACQRQFARRMADRAAAEGLEMRMGFETEWVVVRDPAAVAPGGFAGAGGVGGPAWPDGTGGAAVPGSSEVLHYPCAGPAYGMTRVVELSDYLRDVAEALAVQGIEVLQLHPEYSPGQFEISTAPADPVRAADDLVLVRETIRAVSQRHGLRACFAPTAVAGQVGNGCHLHLSLRREGRSLHRDPDARWGLAPDAVRFLGGILDSLPALLAVGAPSPASYLRLVPSQWAGAYRCWGVENREAALRLVTGSPADPEGGNAEIKCFDAAANPYLLIGTVIAAGLHGITSGGQLPPPVTGDPGALGVRERARRGITRLPVSLTEAADHLEGAAPLLEALGEVLYGAVMAVRRAEAAQFAESDPEEITAAFRWRY
- a CDS encoding MFS transporter; the encoded protein is MTDRPRPHTTPGRRAPGPSRAGVTTTWREAPPAARALIGGMFVSRLGGFVQVFIVLYLTGLGFSATQVSLTLAAYGTGSVVGVLAGGRLCDHIGGHATIVGSMVVCSALLPAVPYTSNFTVLLLVLALQAAAGQAYRPAAADLLSRMLPADRHVMIFAMYRLAINLGAAAAPLLGAVLIAQSYELLFFTEAAVGLVYAAVVARCVPRQGRREPAARARPGPRARGYRPLLADRRYLLLLFAMLISTLVYVQYLSALPLAVHDQGLSTTVYAVLITVNGLTVVAFELPVTRFTQRCRVRPVAAVGTALTCLGMTLYGPSWGIAGLVVATLMWSFGEAVSAPTLFLAYPARAGPPDLRGRYLGAASAMYGLGATAGPVLAVAGWNLLGRSLWWWSAVAGLMAVPAAWAGVRPGAHGDGSRPAVGP
- a CDS encoding ATP-grasp domain-containing protein, encoding MGDSTVLLVYARGGPPPSDAIPKVAATTDRLHLLLLDPLPLPAVAPAARCCTSVTDLTVGRPEPGELIDTIVALARRTAADAVLTFSEFALLAVAEAAERLGLRGPGPGATRARSKRLMRRAWADAGLPVPRFRYVDSLTDLERAWAELDPPVLLKSAWGAGSIGQTVLERRTQLAGAWSHMLGALTAARARGMSELKAGEAGHELIVEELIPATTESWYDGSGYGDYLSVEGMVVDGVHHPVCVTGRLPTAPDFTELGNMAPCVLPEALQHTVSDLSRRAVDALGLGTCGTHTEIKLMADRRLCLLETAARFGGLLLTQQIEAIYGVDLVGALTRAHLGQDPGLPDGLLTGPGRCAAGSVNVLATDARGRPWTTRPVFVPEAVDWDRLLSPGSRIRVAPDFTVPSGTLLHHYRTGHGSLNLAGVLLLTAPTPQVLLRDAYTVLNGLEKALAGAALAHD
- a CDS encoding DUF427 domain-containing protein, which codes for MPPLGHRITVEQGSAHVRVERDGQVLAESRRPLLLHETGLPVRYYLPPEDVRTELLTPSPTRTHCPFKGDASYWSLPGGPEDVAWAYPEPKPEVAGIKDHFCFYDTQVEDAQ